The Kitasatospora setae KM-6054 genome contains a region encoding:
- a CDS encoding transposase: MGKKKPRPRRAFAPEFKAEIVELCRRGDRSVGQVAKDFDLTETAVRDWIRQGEVDAGERDGLTSDEREELARLRRENRRLREDVDILRRATAFFAKETR, encoded by the coding sequence ATGGGGAAGAAGAAGCCACGCCCTCGTCGCGCGTTCGCGCCGGAGTTCAAGGCCGAGATCGTCGAGCTGTGCCGTCGCGGTGACCGCTCGGTCGGTCAGGTCGCCAAGGACTTCGACCTGACCGAGACCGCGGTGCGGGACTGGATCAGGCAGGGCGAGGTCGATGCCGGCGAGCGGGACGGCCTGACCAGCGACGAGCGCGAGGAACTGGCCAGGCTGCGGCGGGAAAACCGCCGACTGCGCGAGGACGTGGACATCCTCCGCCGTGCCACGGCTTTCTTCGCGAAGGAGACCCGGTGA
- a CDS encoding IS3 family transposase — MTLHPFIEAEKRGGHNVKRACELLKVSRAAFYARRTADPGPRAVRDAELAEKITEVHSASRDSCGAPRIHAALRRDGDRCGRRRIARLMRQAGLEGRHRKRRHRTTIPDLQAAGRPDLVLRDFTPDRAGLDARWCGDITYIPTGEGRLYLATVIDIASRRVVGWAAADHLRAELVADALRTACQTRRPSGTALFHSDRGCQYTSREFAIMASEFGIRLSVGRTGQCWDNALAESFLATLKRELPGDRPWPSRAAARTAIFEWIEGWYNIRRLHSSLGYRSPAEYEAALAA, encoded by the coding sequence GTGACGTTGCACCCGTTCATCGAGGCGGAGAAGCGGGGCGGCCACAACGTCAAACGGGCGTGTGAGCTGCTGAAGGTCTCCCGAGCCGCCTTCTACGCCCGCCGCACCGCCGACCCCGGCCCCCGCGCCGTCCGCGACGCCGAACTCGCCGAGAAGATCACCGAGGTCCACTCCGCTTCCCGCGACAGCTGCGGGGCGCCACGGATCCATGCCGCTCTCCGGCGCGACGGGGACCGGTGTGGTCGCCGCCGCATCGCCCGTCTGATGCGCCAGGCCGGGCTGGAGGGCCGGCATCGCAAGCGCCGCCACCGCACCACGATCCCCGACCTGCAGGCCGCCGGGCGGCCGGACCTGGTCCTGCGCGACTTCACGCCCGACCGGGCGGGGCTCGATGCGCGCTGGTGCGGCGACATCACCTACATACCCACCGGCGAGGGCCGGCTCTACCTGGCCACCGTCATCGACATCGCCTCCCGTCGCGTGGTCGGCTGGGCCGCCGCGGACCACCTGCGGGCCGAACTGGTCGCCGACGCGCTACGGACCGCCTGCCAAACCCGCCGCCCGAGCGGAACAGCGCTCTTCCACTCGGATCGCGGCTGTCAGTACACCAGCCGTGAATTCGCTATCATGGCAAGCGAGTTCGGTATTCGACTGTCGGTCGGCCGCACCGGCCAGTGCTGGGACAACGCGCTCGCCGAGTCGTTCCTCGCCACGCTGAAGCGGGAGTTGCCCGGCGACCGGCCTTGGCCCAGCAGGGCCGCAGCACGGACCGCGATCTTCGAATGGATCGAGGGTTGGTACAACATACGCAGGCTGCACAGCAGCCTCGGCTACCGCAGTCCCGCCGAATACGAGGCCGCCCTCGCGGCCTGA